The following coding sequences lie in one Oryctolagus cuniculus chromosome 7, mOryCun1.1, whole genome shotgun sequence genomic window:
- the EVA1B gene encoding protein eva-1 homolog B isoform X1 has product MLPLAEAALGPPSRGPPGRGGRVQANDLEPQLQGQRALGSDPDPLVGLISGTLQSGVNGTAATGWLLGPDGGTRLAHGLAPGRDPITTAVVIRSRGRSLPGPPPRLPVGGAAGQLPSVVAAPLPFLCRTFLRLPAPPLLNPPRKLSARWSLGPSPARAAAAWEPSRAGGAAGTGLGGRGWAPGVCGRRTRGAGQPGWQGADANPESFGLYFVLGVCFGLLLTLCLLVISISCAPRSRSRPRGPALRGDPRSSTLEPGDDEEEEDEEDTVTRLGADDELQGPELSPEPDGPLSVNVFTSAEELERAQRLEERERILREIWRTGQPDLLGSGTLGPGSSGTGTLGRVHYY; this is encoded by the exons ATGCTGCCCCTGGCCGAGGCTGCTCTGGGACCCCCCTCCAGGGGGCCTcccgggaggggaggcagggtaCAGGCAAATGATCTagagccccagctccagggccagcGAGCGCTGGGCTCAGATCCTGACCCTTTGGTGGGGTTAATCTCTGGGACTCTGCAGAGCGGGGTTAATGGTACCGCAGCCACAGGGTGGCTCCTAGGACCAGATGGAGGAACACGGTTAGCTCATGGCCTGGCACCTGGACGGGACCCCATCACTACTGCTGTTGTCATTCGGAGCCGGGGGCGGTCCCTGCCAGGGCCTCCCCCGCGGCTTCCTGTTGGGGGAGCGGCCGGCCAGCTCCCCTCCGTGGTGGCCGCCCCGCTCCCCTTCCTCTGCCGCACTTTCCtccgcctccccgccccgcccctcctcaaTCCTCCGAGGAAACTTTCCGCCCGCTGGTCCCTCGGCCCGAGTCCGGCCCGCGCTGCCGCCGCCTGGGAGCCGagccgggcgggcggggcggccgggACCGGACTGGGCGGGCGCGGCTGGGCCCCGGGTGTATGCGGCCGCCGGACGCGCGGGGCCGGGCAGCCCGGGTGGCAGGGCGCTGACG ctaACCCTGAGAGCTTCGGCCTCTACTTCGTGCTGGGCGTGTGCTTCGGCCTGCTGCTGACCCTGTGCCTCCTGGTCATCAGCATCTCCTGTGCGCCCCGTTCGCGCTCGCGCCCGCGGGGCCCCGCGCTGCGCGGCGACCCCCGCAGCAGCACCCTGGAGCCCGGGGACGACGAGGAGGAAGAGGACGAAGAGGACACCGTCACACGGCTGGGCGCCGACGACGAGCTGCAGGGCCCCGAGCTGTCGCCGGAGCCCGATGGGCCCCTCAGCGTCAACGTCTTCACGTCGGCCGAGGAGCTGGAGCGCGCGCAGCGGCTGGAGGAGCGCGAGCGGATCCTGCGCGAGATCTGGCGCACGGGGCAGCCGGACCTGCTGGGCAGCGGCACGCTGGGGCCCGGCTCGTCGGGCACGGGCACGCTGGGCCGCGTCCATTATTACTGA
- the EVA1B gene encoding protein eva-1 homolog B isoform X2, whose product MDAPRRDMELLSNSLAAYAHIRANPESFGLYFVLGVCFGLLLTLCLLVISISCAPRSRSRPRGPALRGDPRSSTLEPGDDEEEEDEEDTVTRLGADDELQGPELSPEPDGPLSVNVFTSAEELERAQRLEERERILREIWRTGQPDLLGSGTLGPGSSGTGTLGRVHYY is encoded by the exons ATGGACGCGCCCCGAAGGGACATGGAGCTGCTGAGCAACAGCCTGGCGGCCTACGCGCACATCCGCG ctaACCCTGAGAGCTTCGGCCTCTACTTCGTGCTGGGCGTGTGCTTCGGCCTGCTGCTGACCCTGTGCCTCCTGGTCATCAGCATCTCCTGTGCGCCCCGTTCGCGCTCGCGCCCGCGGGGCCCCGCGCTGCGCGGCGACCCCCGCAGCAGCACCCTGGAGCCCGGGGACGACGAGGAGGAAGAGGACGAAGAGGACACCGTCACACGGCTGGGCGCCGACGACGAGCTGCAGGGCCCCGAGCTGTCGCCGGAGCCCGATGGGCCCCTCAGCGTCAACGTCTTCACGTCGGCCGAGGAGCTGGAGCGCGCGCAGCGGCTGGAGGAGCGCGAGCGGATCCTGCGCGAGATCTGGCGCACGGGGCAGCCGGACCTGCTGGGCAGCGGCACGCTGGGGCCCGGCTCGTCGGGCACGGGCACGCTGGGCCGCGTCCATTATTACTGA